In the Athene noctua chromosome 25, bAthNoc1.hap1.1, whole genome shotgun sequence genome, one interval contains:
- the LOC141970240 gene encoding von Willebrand factor A domain-containing protein 5A-like has product MWHQSFGLLGKSYDHDTTGSFLLGKWLHVPLYSVPLCSAVVDVAIQDYVADVASELIYQNRSQVSREVVFVFPLVSHMSIYSFQACSEDAKVQALLRDEAQQLHEATGSWENLEYLQKQSDCPGEVFACFLGTLSPGREVVVTLRYVQELPRKPDGAAHFVLAPTLHPHTKLYACNCLTSKLPYSLLLTASLQSPRGVASVQANFSLTPLLYTAQDRSTAQVSLAGSPPDHKDLELLVYFGEPTAVSAVVEKGDPAAPPGSLLGDPMVLVTLAPSLPEAVPGQRQSGEFIFLLDTTFLEHAQDSLLFLLKSLPLGCYFNVYCYGATSGGIYPQSVEYTQDNLTEAMRRIAPTGPSLGDTDLLETLRSVYNTPCPRGHTRQLFIFMATLPLDKEAIVAEACRHRNSHRCFSFCFSKDSAALATALARETGGEATYVSSDNTVTAAVLKFLKKALKPAAAGVSLSWTLPRGLEVEVLGGTPQSIFQGQHSLLYAQIHGQAQDATLAKGVMTLQYSLDGQDVTHTIEFPLCPQGDGRLAGHRLAAKCLLQRLLPEAASGSSDEPRHRAVEISLTSGIICPFTSYEGVRTSQRVTWYQGPLALLPPRQSLVPCQIVKLRGIYNASSCRPVTIWVPPGWRLALHRLTHGIAALPQQGASSKACKPPPPPVSSLKNVDYRDVFWCSPTFGPWYTKAFAECQELVALQNVDGSWALSSGLASVLEVDEAEIKGKMPGEATEPSIWATVLAVTWLHRNNKCYQDLCELLEAKAVTWLCSRAVSQLDKCLEAANTLLGSSVKPSVFRL; this is encoded by the exons ATGTGGCATCAGAGCTTTGGACTTCTAGGAAAATCCTACGACCATGACA CAACAGGATCCTTTCTGCTGGGGAAGTGGCTCCACGTACCCCTGTACTCGGTGCCTCTGTGTAGTGCTGTGGTGGATGTTGCTATCCAGGATTATGTGGCTGACGTGGCCTCCGAACTCATCTACCAGAACAGGAGTCAGGTCTCCAGAGAAGTCGTTTTTGTCTTCCCTCTGGTCTCCCACATGTCCATCTACTCCTTCCAGGCCTGCAGTGAGGATGCCAAGGTCCAGGCCCTGCTGCGGGATGAG gCCCAGCAGCTGCACGAGGCTACAGGGAGCTGGGAGAATCTGGAATACCTTCAGAAACAGTCTGATTGCCCAGGCGAGGTGTTTGCCTGCTTCCTGGGCACCCTGTCCCCTGGCAGGGAGGTGGTCGTGACCTTGCGCTATGTCCAAGAGCTGCCACGGAAGCCAGACGGAGCAGCCCATTTTGTGCTGGCACCCACACTGCATCCCCACACAAAACTCTATG CCTGCAACTGTCTCACTAGCAAGCTGCCCTACAGCCTGCTGCTCACCGCTAGCCTGCAGTCCCCCCGTGGAGTGGCCAGTGTCCAGGCCAACTTCTCCCTCACCCCTTTGCTCTACACTGCCCAGGACCGCAGCACGGCACAG GTCTCACTGGCTGGCAGCCCCCCAGATCACAAGGATTTGGAGCTGCTGGTGTATTTTGGAGAGCCCACAGCAGTCAGTGctgtggtggagaagggagaccCCGCAGCCCCTCCAG GTTCTCTGCTCGGTGACCCCATGGTGTTGGTGACGCTGGCACCCAGCCTCCCTGAGGCAGTGCCTGGGCAGCGCCAGTCTGGAGAGTTCATCTTCCTCCTGGACACCACTTTTCTTGAGCATGCTCAG GACTCCCTGCTCTTCCTTCTCAAAAGCCTGCCCCTGGGCTGCTACTTCAACGTCTACTGCTATGGAGCAACCTCTGGGGGCATCTACCC GCAAAGTGTTGAATATACTCAGGACAACCTGACCGAGGCCATGCGGCGCATCGCCCCCACCGGTCCCAGCCTGGGTGACACCGATCTGCTGGAAACCCTCCGCTCAGTCTACAATACCCCCTGCCCCCGCGGGCACACACGCCAG CTCTTCATCTTCATGGCCACGCTACCCCTTGACAAGGAAGCCATCGTTGCTGAGGCCTGCCGTCACCGCAACAGCCACCG GTGtttctccttctgcttttctAAGGACAGCGCTGCCCTGGCTACAGCCCTGGCCAGGGAGACAGGGGGTGAAGCGACCTACGTCTCCTCTGACAACACTGTGACGGCTGCG gtgctgAAGTTCCTGAAGAAGGCTCTCAAGCCAGCAGCTGCGGGAGTCTCTCTGAGCTGGACCCTGCCCCGTGGCCTGGAGGTTGAGGTGCTGGGCGGCACCCCTCAGTCCATCTTTCAGGGTCAGCACAGCCTCCTCTATGCCCAGATCCATGGACAGGCACAG GATGCGACACTGGCCAAGGGGGTCATGACCTTGCAGTACAGCTTGGACGGCCAGGATGTCACTCACACGATCGAATTCCCACTGTGCCCACAGGGAGACGGCCG GCTGGCTGGGCACCGTCTGGCTGCGAAATGCTTGCTGCAGAGGTTGTTGCCAGAGGCTGCAAGTGGGTCAAGCGATGAACCCAGGCATCGTGCAGTTGAGATCAGCCTCACTTCGGGGATCATCTGCCCCTTTACCAGCTATGAAGGGGTTCGCACATCACAGAGGGTCACCTGGTACCAGG GGCCCCTGGCACTCTTGCCACCCCGCCAGTCACTCGTCCCCTGCCAGATCGTTAAGCTTCGTGGCATTTATAATGCCTCTTCCTGCCGTCCTGTGACCATCTGGGTCCCACCTGGCTGGCGGCTTGCCCTCCATCGGCTCACTCATGGCATtgctgccctgccccagcagggagCTTCCTCAAAAG CATgtaaaccaccaccaccacctgttTCTTCTCTCAAGAATGTGGATTACAGGGATGTTTTTTGGTGCTCTCCAACTTTTGGGCCTTGGTACACCAAAGCCTTTGCTGAGTGCCAGGAGCTGGTGGCACTGCAGAACGTAGATGGTTCCTGGGCCCTCAGCTCAGGGCTGGCCTCTGTTCTGGAAGTTGATGAGGCTGAAATCAAGGGAAAGATGCCTGGTGAG GCCACGGAGCCAAGCATCTGGGCCACAGTGCTGGCTGTGACCTGGCTGCACAGAAACAACAAGTGTTACCAAGACCTCTGTGAGCTGCTGGAGGCCAAGGCTGTGACCTGGCTGTGCAGCCGAGCTG TGTCCCAGCTGGACAAGTGCCTGGAGGCTGCCAACACCCTCCTTGGGAGCAGCGTGAAGCCAAGTGTCTTCAGGCTCTGA